A stretch of the Myxosarcina sp. GI1 genome encodes the following:
- the cobO gene encoding cob(I)yrinic acid a,c-diamide adenosyltransferase: protein MNQEQYKQKMQRRKEVQEQRLAAKNQEKGLIIVNTGNGKGKTTAALGMVMRSLGHGYKVAIIQFIKGAWEPAEKAVLAKWEGQLDFHAMGEGFTWETQDKERDTQKAIAAWERGLEYIINPEYKLVLLDEVNVALKLGYLEVERVIEGLAKKPEDSHVILTGRGAPTELIEKADLVTEMTLIKHPFREQGVKAQPGIEF, encoded by the coding sequence ATGAACCAAGAACAATACAAACAAAAAATGCAGCGACGCAAGGAAGTTCAAGAACAGCGTCTGGCAGCAAAAAACCAAGAAAAAGGTTTGATTATTGTCAACACTGGTAATGGTAAGGGTAAGACTACGGCTGCTTTAGGAATGGTAATGCGATCGCTCGGACATGGCTATAAGGTGGCGATAATTCAGTTTATCAAAGGTGCTTGGGAACCAGCAGAAAAAGCAGTGTTAGCTAAATGGGAAGGGCAATTAGACTTTCACGCGATGGGAGAAGGGTTTACTTGGGAAACTCAAGATAAGGAAAGAGATACCCAAAAAGCGATCGCCGCTTGGGAACGAGGACTAGAATATATCATCAACCCCGAATATAAGTTGGTTTTGTTAGATGAAGTTAATGTCGCTCTCAAGCTAGGATATCTGGAAGTAGAACGAGTTATTGAAGGTTTAGCGAAGAAACCAGAAGATTCTCATGTAATTTTGACAGGCAGAGGCGCGCCTACCGAATTAATCGAGAAAGCAGATTTAGTAACTGAAATGACTTTAATCAAACACCCCTTTCGCGAGCAGGGAGTTAAAGCACAACCAGGAATCGAATTTTAA
- the pdhA gene encoding pyruvate dehydrogenase (acetyl-transferring) E1 component subunit alpha produces MCPERTLPKFDSSSVNLTKEEALVLYEDMVLGRLFEDKCAEMYYRGKMFGFVHLYNGQEAVSSGIVKALRPQGDYVCSTYRDHVHALSAGVPAKEVMAELFGKETGCSKGRGGSMHMFSAEHGLLGGYAFVAEGIPVATGAAFQSKYRREAMQDENSDSVTVCFFGDGASNNGQFFECLNMAALWKLPIIYVVENNKWAIGMSHYRATSQPEIYKKASVFDMPGYEVDGMDILAVNTLAKEAVARARAGEGPTLIEALTYRFRGHSLADPDELRSPEEKEFWAKRDPIKKFAAYITERNLASSEQLKEIDSRITSQIDEAVKFAESSPEPNPEDLRRYVFAED; encoded by the coding sequence ATGTGTCCTGAAAGAACTTTACCTAAATTTGACTCTAGCAGCGTCAACCTTACCAAAGAAGAAGCTTTGGTGCTTTACGAAGACATGGTTTTAGGACGTTTGTTTGAAGACAAGTGTGCTGAAATGTACTATCGAGGCAAAATGTTTGGCTTCGTTCACCTCTACAACGGACAAGAAGCAGTTTCCTCTGGAATAGTCAAAGCGTTACGTCCTCAAGGAGATTATGTTTGTAGCACCTATCGCGACCACGTTCACGCTCTTAGTGCTGGAGTTCCTGCTAAAGAAGTAATGGCGGAATTGTTTGGTAAAGAAACGGGCTGCAGTAAGGGACGAGGCGGTTCGATGCACATGTTCTCTGCCGAACACGGGCTTTTAGGTGGTTATGCCTTTGTAGCCGAGGGCATTCCCGTGGCAACTGGTGCGGCATTTCAGAGTAAGTATCGCCGAGAAGCAATGCAAGATGAAAATTCCGACTCGGTAACGGTTTGCTTTTTTGGTGACGGGGCGAGTAATAACGGTCAGTTTTTTGAATGTTTGAATATGGCGGCTCTTTGGAAACTGCCAATTATTTATGTAGTAGAAAATAATAAATGGGCGATTGGCATGTCTCACTATCGCGCCACTTCACAGCCAGAAATTTACAAAAAAGCTAGCGTGTTCGATATGCCTGGTTACGAAGTAGACGGTATGGATATTTTAGCCGTCAACACTTTAGCCAAAGAAGCCGTTGCTAGAGCGAGAGCGGGAGAGGGACCGACTTTGATCGAAGCTCTAACCTATCGCTTTAGAGGTCATTCCCTAGCCGATCCCGATGAGTTGCGATCGCCCGAAGAAAAAGAATTTTGGGCAAAACGAGATCCGATTAAGAAATTTGCCGCATATATAACCGAGCGAAACTTAGCTAGTTCGGAACAATTAAAAGAAATAGACAGTCGAATTACTTCTCAGATAGATGAAGCGGTTAAATTTGCTGAAAGCAGCCCCGAACCGAATCCCGAAGATCTACGGCGTTATGTTTTTGCCGAGGACTAA
- a CDS encoding histidine phosphatase family protein: MSQTVWIARHGNRIDFVNPEWFDTAERRYDPHLSEDGFIQAKELAQRLKQEKIEHIFTSPFLRTIQTANEVAQVLDLPIKIEAGLSEWHNSEWMNEVPETHPKELLKAEFPRLDWSYQSLLTPQYPETEAEVNQRTAETAKRLVAKYSENLLIVGHGASVWGATKGLIPEYPVFEVSLCCLVKIVRNGDKWQLELCGDTSHLSQTETTVRLN, from the coding sequence ATGTCACAAACAGTTTGGATTGCCAGACACGGAAATCGTATTGATTTTGTCAACCCAGAATGGTTCGATACTGCTGAAAGACGTTACGATCCCCATCTTTCTGAGGATGGTTTTATACAGGCAAAAGAACTAGCACAAAGACTAAAACAAGAAAAAATCGAACATATTTTTACTTCACCATTTTTACGTACCATTCAAACTGCTAATGAGGTAGCACAAGTATTAGACTTGCCAATCAAAATTGAGGCGGGTTTGAGTGAATGGCACAATTCTGAATGGATGAATGAAGTTCCCGAAACTCATCCTAAAGAACTGTTAAAAGCAGAATTTCCTCGCCTTGACTGGAGTTATCAATCGCTGCTCACTCCCCAATATCCAGAAACAGAAGCCGAGGTAAATCAACGCACTGCTGAAACTGCTAAAAGGCTAGTAGCAAAATATTCTGAAAATTTGCTAATAGTGGGACATGGTGCTTCGGTATGGGGTGCTACTAAGGGTTTAATTCCAGAATATCCAGTCTTTGAAGTCTCTTTATGCTGTTTGGTCAAAATAGTTCGTAACGGTGATAAGTGGCAGCTAGAACTATGTGGCGACACTTCCCATTTGAGTCAAACAGAAACTACAGTGCGCTTAAATTAA